One window from the genome of Micromonospora aurantiaca ATCC 27029 encodes:
- a CDS encoding glucose-6-phosphate isomerase, whose protein sequence is MSDLLAGRADMAAGLAVRGADALGASTRATLVSHDVPARLAAADPALWGPAAEPAALDRLGWLHAHRRSRDLLPQLAELAAELGDLDHVVLAGAHDDTLAAEVLAECLGRPLTVLDTADPGPIRAALADRPARTLLVLAARHGLDPATDAHLRAYRQAWADEGPDAARHVVVVTEPGSELAARADELGAMVIPAEPGVSGPWAALTASGLVPAALAGAPVAEVLDEAEALTGALDRDRDNPALALGAALGAAPGSGRDTIALVPDGTGLDGLGRWAGALLADATGGRLLPVVAESPDSPGATGPGVLTVGLGGALGAGVGPGVSADVAVNGPLGAHLLTWAYAAATAAVTLRTDPFASPAAAVAGDAPESGPPSSVDGAIEVYAPSGAPADLTGALRWLLDGLGEREHLVVTAYLDRHADAAVAGLRPLLARAAGRPVTFGWGPRRPQHTDIHGRHLQITGAVTDDLEVPGRPYTFAQLQAAQAAGDRRALAGRERPVLRLHLTERATGVAQLLETAGRTRT, encoded by the coding sequence GTGAGTGACCTGCTGGCCGGGCGGGCGGACATGGCCGCCGGCCTGGCCGTGCGCGGCGCGGACGCTCTCGGCGCGTCCACGCGCGCCACGCTCGTCTCCCACGACGTCCCGGCCCGGCTCGCCGCCGCGGACCCGGCCCTCTGGGGGCCCGCCGCCGAGCCGGCGGCCCTCGACCGGCTGGGCTGGCTGCACGCTCACCGGCGCAGCCGGGACCTGCTCCCCCAGCTCGCCGAACTGGCCGCCGAGCTGGGCGACCTGGACCACGTGGTGCTGGCCGGCGCACACGACGACACGCTCGCCGCGGAGGTGCTGGCCGAGTGCCTGGGCCGGCCGCTGACGGTGCTCGACACCGCCGACCCGGGACCGATCCGGGCCGCGCTCGCCGATCGTCCGGCGCGTACCCTCCTGGTGCTCGCCGCCCGGCACGGCCTCGACCCGGCCACCGACGCCCACCTGCGCGCCTACCGGCAGGCGTGGGCGGACGAGGGCCCGGACGCCGCCCGGCACGTCGTGGTGGTCACCGAACCCGGCTCGGAACTCGCGGCGCGCGCCGACGAGCTGGGCGCGATGGTGATCCCGGCCGAGCCCGGCGTGTCCGGGCCGTGGGCCGCGCTCACCGCGTCCGGCCTGGTCCCGGCGGCGCTGGCCGGCGCTCCGGTGGCCGAGGTGCTGGACGAGGCCGAGGCGCTCACCGGCGCGCTCGACCGGGACCGGGACAATCCGGCCCTGGCGCTCGGCGCGGCACTGGGCGCGGCGCCCGGCTCCGGCCGGGACACGATCGCGCTGGTTCCCGACGGCACCGGCCTCGACGGTCTGGGCCGCTGGGCCGGCGCGCTGCTCGCCGACGCGACAGGTGGACGGCTGCTGCCCGTGGTCGCGGAGTCCCCCGACTCCCCCGGCGCCACCGGGCCGGGCGTGCTGACGGTCGGTCTCGGTGGCGCCCTCGGCGCCGGTGTCGGACCGGGCGTGTCCGCCGACGTCGCGGTCAACGGACCACTCGGCGCGCACCTGCTCACCTGGGCCTACGCGGCGGCGACCGCCGCGGTGACGCTGCGGACCGACCCGTTCGCGTCGCCCGCCGCCGCAGTGGCCGGCGACGCGCCGGAGAGCGGGCCGCCGTCGTCGGTCGACGGCGCGATCGAGGTGTACGCCCCGAGCGGCGCCCCGGCCGACCTGACCGGCGCGCTGCGCTGGCTGCTCGACGGGCTGGGTGAACGGGAGCACCTCGTGGTGACCGCGTACCTCGACCGGCACGCCGACGCGGCGGTCGCCGGGCTGCGCCCGCTGCTGGCGCGGGCCGCCGGACGGCCGGTCACCTTCGGCTGGGGACCGCGCCGGCCGCAACACACCGACATCCACGGCCGGCACCTCCAGATCACCGGTGCGGTCACCGATGATCTGGAGGTGCCCGGTCGTCCGTACACCTTCGCGCAGCTCCAGGCGGCCCAGGCCGCCGGCGACCGGCGGGCCCTGGCCGGCCGGGAGCGACCGGTGCTGCGACTGCACCTGACCGAGCGGGCGACGGGCGTCGCCCAGCTCCTGGAAACGGCCGGACGGACACGCACGTGA
- a CDS encoding RNA polymerase-binding protein RbpA has product MPSNNVIRGTRIGSAPERFDQRVEPAPRRPVVYWCRHGHRVEFLIAAEAETPAAWECPRCGEPAGPDPGDPPGRQRAEPYKTHLAYVQERRTPEEGEALLAEALDALRRRRGRA; this is encoded by the coding sequence GTGCCCAGCAACAACGTCATCCGCGGCACCCGGATCGGGTCCGCCCCCGAGCGGTTCGACCAGCGGGTCGAGCCCGCGCCGCGCCGGCCGGTCGTCTACTGGTGCCGCCACGGGCACCGCGTCGAGTTCCTGATCGCCGCCGAGGCGGAGACGCCCGCCGCCTGGGAGTGCCCCCGCTGCGGCGAGCCGGCCGGCCCCGACCCGGGCGACCCGCCGGGCCGCCAGCGCGCCGAGCCGTACAAGACCCACCTGGCGTACGTGCAGGAGCGGCGTACGCCGGAGGAGGGGGAGGCGCTGCTCGCCGAGGCCCTCGACGCGCTGCGGCGTCGCCGCGGTCGCGCCTGA
- the secG gene encoding preprotein translocase subunit SecG, translated as MPIWFAYTMIVLLVITSVLLTLLILLHRGKGGGLSSMFGGGVSSSLAGSSVAEKNLDRYTVLVGIVWFACIVGLGLWLRLQMASGT; from the coding sequence ATGCCGATCTGGTTCGCCTACACGATGATCGTGTTGCTGGTCATCACGAGCGTCCTGCTCACCCTGCTGATCCTCCTGCACCGCGGCAAGGGCGGCGGGTTGTCGAGCATGTTCGGCGGCGGCGTCAGCTCCAGCCTGGCCGGTTCGTCGGTGGCCGAGAAGAACCTCGACCGCTACACCGTTCTGGTGGGAATCGTCTGGTTCGCGTGCATCGTCGGGCTTGGGCTCTGGCTGCGGCTGCAGATGGCCAGCGGCACCTGA
- the tpiA gene encoding triose-phosphate isomerase: protein MASTTRRPLMAGNWKMNLNHLEANLLVQKLAASLNEKQLTDVECVVLPPFTDLRTVQTAVDGDKLLIGYGAQDLSPHPSGAYTGDIAGPMLAKLGCGYVVVGHSERRQYHNEDDALVNAKVSAALANGLTPILCIGEGLEVREQSGQVRHCCDQLDGALKGLTAEQVTKVVVAYEPVWAIGTGKTATPDDAQEVCGAVRKRIAETYDEGTAEQVRILYGGSVKASNVAAIMAQPDVDGALVGGASLDAEEFAQICRFPEHITR, encoded by the coding sequence ATGGCGAGCACGACCCGCCGGCCGCTGATGGCCGGCAACTGGAAGATGAACCTGAACCACCTCGAGGCCAACCTGCTGGTGCAGAAGCTGGCCGCGAGCCTGAACGAGAAGCAGCTCACCGACGTCGAGTGCGTGGTGCTGCCGCCCTTCACCGACCTGCGTACCGTGCAGACCGCCGTGGACGGCGACAAGCTGCTGATCGGCTACGGCGCGCAGGACCTGTCGCCGCACCCGTCCGGCGCGTACACCGGTGACATCGCCGGGCCGATGCTCGCCAAGCTGGGCTGCGGCTACGTGGTGGTCGGGCACTCCGAGCGGCGGCAGTACCACAACGAGGACGACGCGCTCGTCAACGCGAAGGTGTCGGCGGCGCTGGCGAACGGGCTCACCCCGATCCTCTGCATCGGTGAGGGCCTGGAGGTCCGGGAGCAGTCGGGTCAGGTGCGGCACTGCTGCGACCAGCTCGACGGCGCGCTGAAGGGGCTCACCGCCGAGCAGGTCACCAAGGTCGTCGTGGCGTACGAGCCGGTCTGGGCGATCGGCACCGGCAAGACGGCGACCCCGGACGACGCCCAGGAGGTCTGCGGCGCGGTGCGCAAGCGCATCGCCGAGACCTACGACGAGGGCACCGCCGAGCAGGTCCGGATCCTGTACGGCGGGTCGGTCAAGGCGTCGAACGTCGCCGCGATCATGGCGCAGCCGGACGTGGACGGGGCTCTGGTCGGGGGCGCCAGCCTGGACGCGGAGGAGTTCGCGCAGATCTGCCGGTTCCCGGAGCACATCACCCGCTGA
- the tkt gene encoding transketolase: MAANRPELPALNWSDLDRRAVDTVRVLAMDAVEKSGNGHPGTAMSLAPVAYLLFNRVMRHNPADPNWAGRDRFVLSAGHSSLTLYIQLFLSGYPLALDDLKALRQWGSLTPGHPEHGHTPGVETTTGPLGQGLGNAVGMAMAARRERGLFDPEPDRADSPFRHDIWCIASDGDIEEGITHEASALAGHQQLGNLCVIYDDNEISIEDDTRIAKSEDVAARYEAYGWHVQTVDWRRGDADQGDYHEDVEALYEALLAAKAETGRPSFIALRTIIGWPAPNKKNTGKIHGSALGADEVKATKEILGFDPQRTFEVDEEVLKHARQVLERGAQEQAEWTTGFDAWAQANPERKALWDRMASRTLPTGWTDALPTFPADAKGVATRAASGKILEALAPVLPELWGGSADLAESNNTTMKGEPSFVPAAHATKDFPGDEYGRTLHFGIREHAMGAILNGIALHGGTRPYGGTFLVFSDYMRPAVRLAALMKLPVTYVWTHDSIGLGEDGPTHQPIEHLTALRAIPGLDVVRPADANETVWAWRQALEHTDRPTALALSRQALPTFDRTDLAGAEGVAKGGYVLAEASNGKPQVILVGTGSEVQLCLTARERLEADGTPTRVVSMPCQEWFFAQDEAYRESVLPRGVKARVSVEAGIAMSWRAIVGDSGECVSIEHYGASAPHTVLFEQFGFTPDRIVAAAHAALTRVGDITGFTTGN, from the coding sequence GTGGCTGCCAACCGACCCGAGCTTCCCGCTCTCAACTGGTCCGACCTCGACCGCAGGGCCGTCGACACGGTCCGCGTGCTGGCCATGGACGCCGTGGAGAAATCCGGCAACGGCCACCCGGGGACGGCGATGAGCCTCGCCCCGGTGGCGTACCTGCTCTTCAACCGGGTCATGCGGCACAACCCCGCCGACCCGAACTGGGCCGGACGCGACCGGTTCGTGCTGTCGGCCGGGCACTCCAGCCTGACTCTCTACATCCAGCTCTTCCTCTCCGGCTACCCGCTGGCGCTGGACGACCTCAAGGCGCTGCGCCAGTGGGGCTCGCTCACCCCGGGCCACCCGGAGCACGGCCACACCCCGGGCGTGGAGACCACCACCGGTCCGCTCGGCCAGGGCCTCGGCAACGCGGTCGGCATGGCGATGGCGGCCCGCCGCGAGCGCGGCCTGTTCGACCCCGAGCCGGACCGCGCCGACTCGCCGTTCCGGCACGACATCTGGTGCATCGCCTCCGACGGTGACATCGAGGAGGGCATCACCCACGAGGCCAGCGCGCTCGCCGGTCACCAGCAGCTCGGCAACCTCTGCGTGATCTACGACGACAACGAGATCTCGATCGAGGACGACACCCGCATCGCCAAGAGCGAGGACGTGGCGGCCCGCTACGAGGCGTACGGCTGGCACGTCCAGACCGTCGACTGGCGCCGCGGCGACGCCGACCAGGGCGACTACCACGAGGACGTGGAGGCGCTGTACGAGGCGCTGCTGGCCGCCAAGGCGGAGACCGGCCGGCCGTCGTTCATCGCGCTGCGCACGATCATCGGCTGGCCCGCGCCGAACAAGAAGAACACCGGCAAGATCCACGGCTCGGCGCTCGGCGCGGACGAGGTGAAGGCCACCAAGGAGATCCTCGGCTTCGACCCGCAGCGCACCTTCGAGGTCGACGAGGAGGTGCTCAAGCACGCCCGTCAGGTGCTGGAGCGCGGCGCGCAGGAGCAGGCCGAGTGGACCACCGGGTTCGACGCCTGGGCGCAGGCCAACCCGGAGCGCAAGGCGCTGTGGGACCGGATGGCCAGCCGTACGCTGCCGACCGGCTGGACCGACGCGCTGCCGACCTTCCCGGCGGACGCCAAGGGCGTCGCCACCCGGGCCGCCTCCGGCAAGATCCTGGAGGCCCTGGCGCCGGTGCTGCCCGAGCTGTGGGGCGGCTCGGCCGACCTGGCCGAGAGCAACAACACCACGATGAAGGGCGAGCCGTCGTTCGTCCCGGCCGCGCACGCCACCAAGGACTTCCCGGGTGACGAGTACGGCCGCACGCTGCACTTCGGTATCCGCGAGCACGCCATGGGCGCGATCCTCAACGGCATCGCCCTGCACGGCGGCACCCGCCCGTACGGCGGCACGTTCCTGGTGTTCAGCGACTACATGCGCCCGGCGGTGCGGCTGGCCGCACTGATGAAGCTGCCGGTGACGTACGTCTGGACGCACGACTCGATCGGCCTCGGCGAGGACGGCCCGACGCACCAGCCGATCGAGCACCTGACCGCGCTGCGGGCCATCCCCGGCCTGGACGTGGTCCGCCCGGCCGACGCCAACGAGACGGTCTGGGCGTGGCGGCAGGCGCTGGAGCACACCGACCGGCCGACCGCGCTGGCGCTCAGCCGCCAGGCGCTGCCGACGTTCGACCGCACCGACCTGGCCGGCGCCGAGGGCGTCGCCAAGGGCGGGTACGTGCTGGCCGAGGCGTCGAACGGCAAGCCGCAGGTGATCCTCGTCGGCACCGGCTCGGAGGTGCAGCTCTGCCTCACCGCGCGGGAGCGGCTGGAGGCCGACGGCACCCCCACCCGGGTCGTCTCCATGCCCTGCCAGGAGTGGTTCTTCGCCCAGGACGAGGCGTACCGGGAGTCGGTGCTGCCTCGCGGGGTAAAGGCACGGGTGAGCGTGGAGGCGGGTATCGCCATGTCGTGGCGCGCGATCGTCGGCGACAGCGGCGAGTGCGTGAGCATCGAGCACTACGGCGCCAGCGCGCCGCACACCGTGCTCTTCGAGCAGTTCGGGTTCACCCCCGACCGGATCGTGGCCGCCGCGCACGCGGCGCTGACCCGGGTGGGCGACATCACCGGTTTCACGACCGGCAACTGA
- the tal gene encoding transaldolase, with protein MTDRLKELQGAGVAIWLDDLSRVRLTSGGLDKLRRESHVAGVTTNPTIFAKALSDADEYDWQLRDLAVRGVDVEEAVRMLTTYDVRWACDVMRPSYDVSGGVDGRVSIEVDPRSAHDAAKTVAEAKALWWLVDRPNLFIKIPATEEGLPAITAALAEGISVNVTLIFGLDRYSQVMDAFLAGLEQAQANGHDLSKIGSVASFFVSRVDTEVDKRLEKIGSDQAKALRGKAAVANARLAYERYGEVFSSARWQKLADAGAHPQRPLWASTSTKNPDYRDVIYVEELIAPGTVNTMPEPVVHAYAEHGETKADTVTVAYDDARKVFDDLLAVGVDLSDVIATLEREGVEKFEASWVELLEGVKKSLAEAAKGSGSPHRAAGKNAQAAQQAGGNA; from the coding sequence ATGACGGACAGGCTGAAGGAGCTCCAGGGCGCCGGTGTGGCGATCTGGCTCGACGATCTCTCCCGGGTACGGCTGACCTCCGGCGGGCTGGACAAGCTGCGCCGGGAGAGCCACGTAGCCGGGGTGACCACCAACCCGACGATCTTCGCGAAGGCGTTGAGCGACGCCGACGAGTACGACTGGCAGCTTCGTGACCTCGCCGTACGCGGCGTGGACGTCGAGGAGGCGGTCCGCATGCTCACCACGTACGACGTGCGGTGGGCCTGCGACGTGATGCGACCGTCGTACGACGTCAGCGGCGGCGTGGACGGCCGGGTGTCGATCGAGGTGGACCCGCGCTCGGCGCACGACGCGGCGAAGACCGTCGCCGAGGCCAAGGCGCTGTGGTGGCTGGTGGACCGGCCGAACCTGTTCATCAAGATCCCGGCCACCGAGGAGGGCCTGCCCGCGATCACCGCGGCCCTGGCCGAGGGGATCAGCGTCAACGTCACGCTGATCTTCGGTCTGGACCGGTACTCGCAGGTGATGGACGCCTTCCTGGCCGGCCTGGAGCAGGCGCAGGCCAACGGGCACGACCTGTCGAAGATCGGCTCGGTCGCCTCGTTCTTCGTCTCCCGGGTCGACACCGAGGTGGACAAGCGGCTGGAGAAGATCGGCTCGGACCAGGCCAAGGCGCTGCGCGGCAAGGCCGCGGTCGCCAACGCCCGGCTGGCGTACGAGCGCTACGGCGAGGTGTTCTCCTCGGCGCGCTGGCAGAAGCTGGCCGACGCGGGCGCCCACCCGCAGCGCCCGCTGTGGGCCTCCACCTCGACGAAGAACCCGGACTACCGGGACGTCATCTACGTCGAGGAGCTGATCGCGCCCGGCACCGTCAACACCATGCCGGAGCCGGTCGTCCACGCCTACGCCGAGCACGGCGAGACGAAGGCGGACACCGTCACCGTCGCGTACGACGACGCCCGCAAGGTCTTCGACGACCTGCTGGCGGTGGGCGTGGACCTGTCCGACGTGATCGCCACGCTGGAGCGCGAGGGCGTGGAGAAGTTCGAGGCGAGCTGGGTGGAGCTGCTGGAGGGGGTCAAGAAGTCCCTCGCCGAGGCGGCCAAGGGCTCGGGCAGCCCGCACCGGGCCGCCGGGAAGAACGCGCAGGCGGCGCAGCAGGCCGGCGGCAACGCGTGA
- a CDS encoding glucose-6-phosphate dehydrogenase assembly protein OpcA, whose amino-acid sequence MIGLWDTTGNEVVKALAAERRSAGGVASGMALTLIVVVDEKRVREAEAAATIAAAAHPCRLLVVVRSDVERDRNRLDAEIVVGGRLGPCEAVVTRMYGRLALHAESVVMPLLVPDVPVVTWWHGEPPEEISTDFLGVVADRRITDAAQAADPIAELRQRAHDYAPGDTDLAWTRITPWRTLVAGAFDTTQARVTEASVVAPPSDPTAALMRGWLKARLGIDPVLTATEEFPRMRQVQLRCANGDELTLTRDDSVAVFRRTGQEDRTLPLVRRPLGDELAEELRRLDADQVYAEALGAAAGITGLDQRPAQRVHVWKDPATAQRAEAGVTAHAGATANE is encoded by the coding sequence ATGATCGGGCTGTGGGACACCACCGGCAACGAGGTGGTCAAGGCGCTGGCCGCGGAACGGCGCAGCGCGGGCGGGGTGGCCAGTGGCATGGCGCTCACGCTGATCGTGGTGGTGGACGAGAAGCGGGTACGCGAGGCCGAGGCGGCGGCCACCATCGCCGCGGCGGCGCACCCGTGCCGGCTGCTCGTGGTGGTCCGCTCCGACGTGGAACGCGACCGCAACCGGCTGGACGCGGAGATCGTCGTGGGTGGCCGGCTCGGGCCGTGCGAGGCGGTGGTGACCCGGATGTACGGGCGGCTCGCGCTGCACGCCGAGTCGGTGGTGATGCCGCTGCTGGTGCCGGACGTACCGGTGGTGACGTGGTGGCACGGCGAGCCGCCGGAGGAGATCTCCACCGACTTCCTCGGCGTGGTCGCGGACCGGCGGATCACCGACGCGGCGCAGGCGGCCGACCCGATCGCCGAGCTGCGGCAGCGGGCCCACGACTACGCCCCGGGCGACACCGACCTGGCGTGGACCCGGATCACCCCGTGGCGCACGCTCGTGGCGGGCGCGTTCGACACCACCCAGGCCCGGGTCACCGAGGCGAGCGTGGTGGCGCCCCCGTCGGACCCGACGGCGGCGCTGATGCGCGGCTGGCTCAAGGCCCGGCTCGGCATCGACCCGGTCCTGACCGCCACCGAGGAGTTCCCGCGGATGCGCCAGGTGCAGCTGCGCTGCGCCAACGGCGACGAGCTGACGCTCACGCGGGACGACAGCGTCGCGGTGTTCCGGCGTACCGGGCAGGAGGACCGCACGCTGCCGCTGGTGCGCCGGCCGCTCGGCGACGAGCTGGCCGAGGAGCTGCGCCGCCTCGACGCCGACCAGGTCTACGCGGAGGCGCTCGGCGCTGCGGCCGGGATCACCGGCCTCGACCAGCGTCCGGCCCAGCGGGTGCACGTGTGGAAGGATCCGGCGACCGCCCAGCGGGCCGAGGCCGGCGTGACCGCGCACGCGGGCGCGACCGCGAACGAGTGA
- the pgl gene encoding 6-phosphogluconolactonase produces MTEASVAVHADPDLLAQAVAARLVVKLLDAQAERGQASVVLTGGRIAAAVYRAVGQLPARDAVDWSRVDVWWGDERFLPGGDPERNETQARAALLDTVPLDPARVHPMPASDGPAGEDPEAAAAGYARELAAAARPGNAVVPHFDVLMLGVGEDGHVASVFPEHPVHHDNRPVSAVRGSPKPPPVRTTLTLPTINTAEEVWLIAAGADKARAVGMALAGAGPVQLPAAGVRGVSRTLWLLDRAAAASVPPRLRSLR; encoded by the coding sequence ATGACTGAGGCGAGTGTCGCCGTACACGCCGACCCCGACCTGCTGGCGCAGGCGGTGGCGGCCCGGTTGGTGGTGAAGCTGCTCGACGCGCAGGCCGAGCGCGGCCAGGCGTCGGTGGTGCTGACCGGCGGGCGGATCGCCGCGGCGGTGTACCGGGCGGTCGGGCAGCTGCCCGCCCGGGACGCCGTCGACTGGTCCCGGGTCGACGTGTGGTGGGGCGACGAGCGGTTCCTGCCCGGCGGCGACCCGGAGCGTAACGAGACGCAGGCACGGGCGGCGCTGCTGGACACGGTGCCGCTCGACCCGGCCCGGGTGCACCCGATGCCGGCGTCGGACGGCCCGGCCGGTGAGGACCCGGAGGCGGCTGCCGCCGGGTACGCGCGGGAGCTGGCCGCCGCGGCCCGGCCCGGAAACGCGGTGGTGCCGCACTTCGACGTGCTGATGCTCGGCGTCGGCGAGGACGGGCACGTCGCGTCGGTGTTCCCGGAGCACCCGGTGCACCACGACAACCGGCCGGTCAGCGCCGTGCGGGGCAGCCCGAAGCCGCCGCCGGTGCGGACCACGCTGACGCTCCCGACCATCAACACGGCCGAGGAGGTCTGGCTGATCGCCGCCGGGGCGGACAAGGCCCGGGCGGTGGGCATGGCGCTGGCCGGGGCCGGGCCGGTGCAGCTGCCTGCCGCCGGGGTGCGGGGCGTCTCCCGTACCCTCTGGCTCCTCGACCGGGCCGCGGCGGCCAGCGTGCCGCCGCGGCTGCGCAGCCTGCGCTGA
- the zwf gene encoding glucose-6-phosphate dehydrogenase, whose amino-acid sequence MNPLRDPQDRRLPRIPEPCALVIFGVTGDLARKKLLPAVYDLANRGLLPPGFVVLGFARRDWGDGDFESVAHDAAKKHARTPWREEVWARLAGNIKFVGGSFDDDAAFDHLAATLDELRGSHGIPGNAAFYFSIPPAAFPVVLKQLARTGMADNAKSGGWRRVVVEKPFGNDLPSAKALNDLVDDVFTRQDVFRIDHYLGKETVQNILALRFANNLFEPLWNSKYVDSVQITMAEDVGIGTRAAFYDSVGTARDVLQNHLLQLLALVAMEEPTSFDADEIRAEKLKVLKAITVPRDVSEDTVRGQYLPGWVGGERAKGYLEEEGVPEGSTTETYVAVKLGIQNRRWAGVPFYIRAGKRLPRRVTEVAIMFKKAPHLPFNAADMESLGPNQLVIRVQPDEGVVLKFGSKVPGTTMEVRDIAMDFQYGEAFTESSPEAYERLVLDVLIGDRTLFPDAAEVEQSWQVVDPLEHAWEGTTPEPYRAGEWGPRAADEMLAREGRAWRRA is encoded by the coding sequence GTGAACCCGCTGCGCGATCCGCAGGACCGGCGGCTGCCCCGGATCCCCGAGCCGTGTGCCCTGGTGATCTTCGGGGTGACGGGTGACCTGGCCCGCAAGAAGCTGCTGCCGGCGGTCTACGACCTGGCCAACCGAGGGCTCCTGCCGCCCGGCTTCGTGGTCCTGGGCTTCGCCCGCCGCGACTGGGGCGACGGCGACTTCGAGTCGGTGGCGCACGACGCGGCCAAGAAGCACGCCCGCACACCGTGGCGGGAGGAGGTGTGGGCCCGGCTCGCCGGCAACATCAAGTTCGTCGGCGGCTCGTTCGACGACGACGCGGCGTTCGACCATCTCGCCGCCACGCTCGACGAGCTGCGCGGCTCGCACGGCATCCCCGGCAACGCGGCCTTCTACTTCTCCATCCCCCCGGCGGCCTTCCCGGTGGTGCTCAAGCAGCTCGCCCGCACCGGCATGGCGGACAACGCCAAGTCCGGCGGCTGGCGGCGGGTCGTGGTGGAGAAGCCGTTCGGCAACGACCTGCCCTCGGCCAAGGCGCTCAACGACCTGGTCGACGACGTCTTCACCCGCCAGGACGTGTTCCGGATCGACCACTACCTGGGCAAGGAGACGGTCCAGAACATCCTGGCGCTGCGCTTCGCGAACAACCTGTTCGAGCCGCTGTGGAACTCCAAGTACGTCGACTCGGTGCAGATCACCATGGCCGAGGACGTCGGCATCGGCACCCGCGCGGCCTTCTACGACTCGGTCGGCACCGCCCGCGACGTGCTCCAGAACCACCTGCTCCAGTTGCTCGCCCTGGTCGCGATGGAGGAACCGACGAGCTTCGACGCCGACGAGATCCGGGCCGAGAAGCTCAAGGTGCTCAAGGCGATCACCGTGCCGCGGGACGTCTCCGAGGACACCGTGCGCGGCCAGTACCTGCCCGGCTGGGTGGGCGGCGAGCGCGCCAAGGGCTACCTGGAGGAGGAGGGCGTCCCGGAGGGCTCCACCACCGAGACGTACGTGGCGGTGAAGCTGGGCATCCAGAACCGCCGCTGGGCCGGGGTGCCGTTCTACATCCGGGCCGGCAAGCGGCTGCCCCGGCGGGTCACCGAGGTGGCCATCATGTTCAAGAAGGCGCCGCACCTGCCGTTCAACGCCGCCGACATGGAGTCCCTCGGCCCCAACCAGCTCGTCATCCGGGTACAGCCGGACGAGGGCGTGGTGCTGAAGTTCGGCTCCAAGGTGCCGGGCACCACGATGGAGGTCCGCGACATCGCGATGGACTTCCAGTACGGCGAGGCGTTCACCGAGTCCAGCCCCGAGGCGTACGAGCGGCTGGTGCTGGACGTGCTGATCGGCGACCGGACGCTGTTCCCGGACGCCGCCGAGGTGGAGCAGAGCTGGCAGGTCGTCGACCCGCTGGAGCACGCCTGGGAGGGCACGACCCCGGAGCCGTACCGGGCCGGTGAGTGGGGGCCCCGGGCCGCCGACGAGATGCTGGCCCGCGAGGGCCGGGCTTGGAGAAGAGCATGA